The following coding sequences lie in one Bos indicus isolate NIAB-ARS_2022 breed Sahiwal x Tharparkar chromosome 12, NIAB-ARS_B.indTharparkar_mat_pri_1.0, whole genome shotgun sequence genomic window:
- the ALG11 gene encoding GDP-Man:Man(3)GlcNAc(2)-PP-Dol alpha-1,2-mannosyltransferase: MATAERGWCLCELLRFFYSLLFPGLFVCGTLCVCLLIILWGIRLLLQRKKKSVSSSKTGKNQTVIAFFHPYCNAGGGGERVLWCALRALQKKYPEALYVVYTGDADVSGQQILEGAFRRFNIRLTRPVKFVFLRKRYLVEDSLYPHFTLLGQSLGSIFLGWEALMQCVPDVYIDSMGYAFTLPLFKYLGGCRVGSYVHYPTISTDMLSVVKNQNVGFNNAAFITRNPFLSKVKLIYYYLFAFMYGLVGSCSDIVMVNSSWTLNHILSLWKVGNCTNIVYPPCDVQTFLDLPLHEEKATSEHLLVSIGQFRPEKNHPLQIRAFAKLLNKKESESLPPLKLVLIGGCRNQDDELRVNQLRRLAEDLGVQEDVEFKINIPFDELKNYLSEATVGLHTMWNEHFGIGIVECMAAGMIVLAHNSGGPKLDIVVPHHGERTGFLAESEEGYAETMAHILSMSAEQRLQIRNSARASVSRFSDQEFEVAFLSSVERLFQKCHTCTN; the protein is encoded by the exons ATGGCGACTGCTGAAAGGGGTTGGTGCTTGTGTGAGTTATTGAG atttttttattcattactCTTCCCCGGGCTATTTGTATGtggaactttgtgtgtgtgtttacttatTATCCTTTGGGGAATCCGACTGCtgctacagagaaagaaaaagtcagtgTCATCTAGCAAAACTGGGAAAAATCAAACGGTGATTGCATTTTTCCATCCATACTGCAATGCTGGcggaggaggagaaagagtgtTATGGTGTGCCTTAAGGGCTCTACAGAAAAA GTATCCAGAAGCACTTTATGTTGTTTACACTGGCGATGCCGACGTCAGTGGCCAACAGATACTGGAAGGCGCGTTCAGAAGATTTAACATCAGGTTAACTCGCCCAGTGAAGTTTGTTTTCTTAAGGAAGCGCTACCTTGTGGAAGATTCACTCTATCCTCATTTCACACTGCTGGGCCAAAGTCTGGGATCCAttttcctgggctgggaagctcTGATGCAGTGTGTTCCCGATGTTTACATTGATTCAATGGGCTACGCTTTCACACTTCCTCTGTTTAAGTATCTAGGTGGTTGCCGAGTTGGAAGCTATGTTCATTACCCCACCATCAGCACTGACATGCTCTCCGTCGTGAAGAATCAGAATGTGGGATTTAACAACGCAGCCTTCATTACCAGGAATCCTTTTCTCAGCAAAGTAAAGCTCATCTACtactatttatttgcttttatgtatGGGCTTGTTGGTTCTTGCAGTGACATCGTCATGGTCAATTCTTCTTGGACACTGAACCATATTCTGTCACTGTGGAAGGTTGGGAACTGCACTAATATTGTTTATCCACCTTGTGATGTGCAGACATTCTTGGATCTTCCCTTACATGAAGAGAAGGCAACCTCAGAACACTTACTGGTTTCGATTGGCCAGTTCAGGCCTGAAAAGAACCATCCTTTGCAGATCAGAGCCTTTGCTAAGTTGTTGAATAAGAAGGAGAGTGAATCTCTTCCTCCACTTAAACTTGTGCTCATTGGAGGTTGTCGTAACCAAGATGATGAACTCAGGGTAAACCAACTGAGAAGGCTTGCTGAGGACCTTGGAGTTCAAGAagatgtggaatttaaaataaacattccgTTTGATGAGTTAAAGAATTACTTGTCTGAAGCAACAGTTGGTCTGCATACTATGTGGAATGAGCATTTTGGGATTG GAATTGTTGAGTGTATGGCAGCTGGCATGATTGTCCTCGCACACAATTCGGGGGGCCCGAAGCTTGACATCGTTGTTCCTCACCACGGCGAGAGGACAGGGTTcctggctgaaagtgaagagggctATGCTGAGACTATGGCCCATATTCTTTCCATGTCTGCAGAACAGAGGCTCCAAATCAGAAACAGTGCCCGTGCATCCGTAAGCAGATTCTCCGATCAGGAGTTTGAAGTGGCATTCCTATCGTCTGTGGAACGATTATTCCAAAAATGCCACACCTGTACAAATTAA